The Alphaproteobacteria bacterium genome contains a region encoding:
- a CDS encoding ABC transporter ATP-binding protein, which produces MIVLDHIAKTFVTRGGEEVVAMSDVSLEVRRNEFVCLVGPSGCGKSTLLRLVAGLVAPTEGTVSIAGAKVAEPRDDTGIVFQAPTLLPWANILDNVLFPLDMMRRLDAAGRERARDLLALVGLAGFEGKYPRELSGGMQQRAGICRALVHDPAILLMDEPFGALDALTREELTIELMRIWQERPKTILFVTHSIPEAVLLADRVVVMSARPGCVAEIIDIQLPRPRDFDMEARNEFQAATRRIRELIFGNRGSRR; this is translated from the coding sequence GTGATCGTTCTCGATCATATCGCGAAGACCTTCGTCACGCGTGGCGGCGAGGAGGTCGTCGCAATGTCCGACGTCTCGCTCGAGGTCCGCCGCAACGAGTTTGTCTGTCTGGTCGGACCGTCCGGGTGCGGCAAGTCGACCCTGTTGCGCCTTGTCGCCGGTCTGGTCGCGCCGACCGAGGGTACGGTTTCGATCGCCGGCGCTAAAGTCGCCGAACCACGCGACGATACCGGCATCGTATTTCAGGCACCGACGCTGCTGCCGTGGGCGAACATCCTCGACAATGTCCTGTTTCCGCTTGACATGATGCGGCGGCTGGACGCCGCGGGCCGCGAGCGTGCGCGCGATCTCCTCGCGTTGGTCGGGTTGGCCGGCTTCGAGGGCAAGTATCCACGTGAACTATCCGGCGGGATGCAACAGCGTGCAGGTATCTGCCGGGCGCTGGTGCACGATCCCGCGATCCTGCTGATGGACGAGCCATTCGGCGCACTCGACGCGCTGACGCGCGAGGAACTGACCATCGAGTTGATGCGCATCTGGCAGGAGCGGCCGAAGACGATCCTGTTCGTGACACACTCGATCCCCGAAGCGGTGCTACTCGCAGACCGGGTGGTCGTGATGTCGGCGCGGCCGGGGTGCGTCGCCGAAATCATCGATATTCAGCTGCCGCGTCCGCGCGACTTCGACATGGAGGCCCGCAATGAATTCCAAGCCGCCACCCGGCGTATCCGGGAGCTCATCTTCGGCAATCGCGGGAGCCGCAGGTAA
- a CDS encoding ABC transporter permease yields MNSKPPPGVSGSSSSAIAGAAGNARRWSRVAADIAQPIAALVAFVLLWELICRAFSIPAYLVPAPSAIWADTWKLIGPVWMHTLATTQTTLLGFLASLVVSLPLAVMLTASPMIANTIYPLLVLTQSIPKVALAPILVVIFGSNELPRVVVTFLVAFFPLVLSIAAGITSVPPELIELGRACKASRWRELWRIRLPYAVPFIFSGVKAAITLSVVGAVVGEFVNADKGLGYLIVTSTAFFQVPLAWGALVLLSLLGIILFQAVVIIEQVFFPWAVDADKQAV; encoded by the coding sequence ATGAATTCCAAGCCGCCACCCGGCGTATCCGGGAGCTCATCTTCGGCAATCGCGGGAGCCGCAGGTAACGCGCGGCGCTGGTCACGCGTCGCAGCGGATATCGCGCAGCCGATCGCTGCCCTCGTTGCTTTCGTCCTTTTGTGGGAATTGATCTGCCGCGCGTTCAGCATTCCAGCTTATCTGGTGCCGGCGCCGTCGGCGATCTGGGCCGATACGTGGAAGCTCATCGGCCCGGTGTGGATGCATACGCTCGCCACGACGCAGACCACGCTGCTTGGCTTCCTCGCATCGCTCGTCGTCAGCCTGCCATTGGCCGTGATGCTGACGGCTTCGCCCATGATCGCCAACACGATCTATCCACTGCTGGTGCTGACGCAGTCGATCCCGAAGGTTGCACTCGCGCCCATCCTCGTCGTCATCTTCGGCAGCAATGAGCTGCCGCGTGTGGTCGTGACATTTCTGGTCGCGTTCTTTCCGCTTGTGCTGTCCATCGCGGCCGGCATCACCTCCGTTCCGCCCGAACTGATCGAGCTCGGCCGCGCCTGCAAGGCGAGCCGCTGGCGCGAGCTGTGGCGCATCCGGTTGCCCTACGCGGTGCCGTTCATATTCAGTGGCGTGAAGGCCGCGATCACGCTCTCCGTCGTCGGCGCAGTCGTCGGCGAATTCGTGAATGCCGACAAGGGGCTTGGCTATCTGATCGTCACATCGACGGCGTTCTTCCAGGTCCCGCTCGCATGGGGCGCCCTGGTGCTGCTGTCGCTTTTGGGCATCATCCTGTTTCAGGCCGTCGTGATCATCGAGCAGGTATTCTTCCCTTGGGCGGTCGACGCCGACAAGCAAGCCGTGTGA
- a CDS encoding amidohydrolase family protein: MTDKRATIVRGGRLINAGGHRAEPADILVVGDTIAEVGPPGLAAPADAIAIDARDQLMHPGLINAHMHGHGNLAKGMGDRWTLELLLAAGPWITGGRTLEDKYLTTYVGAIEMLLKGCTACYDLTVEFPLPSVEGLEACGRAYADAGMRTVLAPMVAEFSFYEAIPGLLDALPPALQKEVERLRLAPGDATLAAMRQSMHAWKFDRASVRPAVAPTIPHHCSDDFMRKCAALAREFGVALHSHVQESKTQVIVGLKRYGKTQTAHLQDLGLLGPDFTVGHGVWLDHDDMQRLGDHGSSVAHNPGSNMRLGNGLADVRGMLERNVNVGIGTDGANCSDNLNMYESMRLASMVSKTQGPDTDRWLTTGEVLAAATEGSARALGFGDKLGRIARGYKADIVFLDLHNVNWLPLNNAVNQLVHTEDGSAVHSVMVGGRMVVENRRVAGVDMGALARRVESARARLEEAAVPNKHLFEKVEPIVNSFCPGLAKMPYHVDRFGGHHHGHEHAHYLSGIK, from the coding sequence ATGACGGACAAGCGTGCAACGATCGTTCGTGGAGGCCGGCTGATCAATGCCGGCGGCCATCGGGCCGAACCGGCCGACATCCTGGTCGTCGGCGATACCATCGCAGAGGTGGGACCACCGGGTCTTGCCGCTCCGGCGGACGCGATCGCGATCGACGCGCGCGACCAGCTGATGCATCCCGGGCTGATCAACGCGCACATGCACGGCCACGGCAATCTGGCGAAAGGTATGGGCGACCGCTGGACTCTCGAGCTTTTGCTCGCCGCCGGACCCTGGATCACCGGCGGGCGCACGCTCGAGGACAAGTATCTCACGACCTACGTCGGCGCGATCGAGATGCTGCTTAAGGGCTGCACCGCCTGCTACGACCTCACGGTCGAATTCCCGCTGCCGAGCGTGGAAGGGCTCGAAGCCTGCGGCCGCGCTTATGCGGACGCCGGCATGCGCACCGTGCTGGCGCCGATGGTGGCCGAGTTCAGTTTCTACGAGGCCATTCCAGGGTTGCTGGACGCGCTGCCGCCGGCTCTGCAGAAGGAGGTCGAGCGGCTGCGGCTCGCCCCAGGCGACGCGACGCTCGCCGCGATGCGTCAGTCAATGCACGCCTGGAAGTTCGATCGCGCTTCAGTTCGCCCGGCCGTGGCACCGACCATCCCGCATCATTGCTCGGACGATTTCATGCGCAAGTGCGCCGCGCTGGCGCGCGAATTCGGCGTCGCGCTGCACAGCCATGTGCAGGAATCCAAGACACAGGTGATCGTCGGCCTGAAACGCTACGGCAAGACGCAGACCGCGCACTTGCAGGACCTCGGGCTGCTCGGACCGGACTTCACCGTCGGTCACGGCGTCTGGCTCGACCATGACGACATGCAGCGCCTCGGGGATCACGGCTCCTCCGTCGCGCACAATCCCGGCAGCAACATGCGCCTCGGTAACGGCCTCGCCGACGTGCGGGGCATGCTGGAGCGCAACGTCAATGTCGGTATCGGCACTGACGGCGCCAACTGCTCCGACAATCTGAACATGTACGAGTCGATGCGGCTCGCCTCGATGGTCTCTAAGACACAGGGGCCCGACACCGATCGCTGGCTCACCACCGGCGAAGTCCTCGCCGCCGCGACCGAAGGAAGCGCGCGGGCGCTCGGCTTCGGCGACAAGCTCGGACGCATCGCGCGCGGCTACAAGGCCGACATCGTCTTCCTCGATTTGCACAACGTGAACTGGCTGCCCCTCAACAACGCGGTGAACCAGCTCGTGCATACCGAGGACGGGTCCGCAGTGCACTCCGTCATGGTCGGAGGACGCATGGTGGTCGAGAACCGCCGCGTCGCCGGCGTCGACATGGGGGCGCTCGCGCGCCGCGTCGAAAGCGCCCGTGCCCGCCTCGAGGAGGCGGCGGTGCCGAACAAGCACCTGTTTGAGAAGGTCGAGCCCATCGTCAACAGCTTCTGTCCGGGGCTCGCGAAAATGCCCTACCACGTCGACCGTTTCGGCGGACATCATCATGGGCACGAGCACGCACACTATTTGAGCGGGATCAAGTGA